Proteins encoded within one genomic window of Haematobia irritans isolate KBUSLIRL chromosome 5, ASM5000362v1, whole genome shotgun sequence:
- the LOC142241433 gene encoding ribitol 5-phosphate transferase FKRP, with amino-acid sequence MKIMRVRHAKLIVVLIVIANLILFYYSWKSTLWKNIAASLTLPNMESYDLLRKPTQPHVEKSPKDRARNAFKHIRKSITIVFRTFYTFENDIKDSIDSILDVIPNMPIVIYLEGIPYPPLVYQRNSSAGRDEVSVRFVNLGFDIAKPIYELNPLSAIHTKYALFMPDSVRLSSKNLLQKILREINTNTWDKDPKVVSKSKAMIAPEEIVRRVIIVPFAGNLKSFVGCTQVTLDLPNWTIQYVAVNSTSDKCDLFLQKHALLVDVGVLKEMPEPLAAPFPEMFYIQSKLSNITKFVYPQSFQDGRRLFAAYHTKQRRTDIRRRQFREMYKKLQIKRIVRRSHKISTKNDSKDSASYNAQHNLVLDTQFSSSNFSLPLVTDIDLIGCERTTKSCVGTVYNQRPFYVYLGKHTPPCCLDKLKSTFNHVLEEFENVGIRYWLDNQALRTAIDSNHLSPDAYDIDISFNVNDLERSNSLKKSQNKPYVDNEGFYWIKATDGHYFKVQFSKINQIGVNLLPFEITGNVVKPNGFFGWKAKQFSADFLHPMSTVLFLGKNIMCPNNVRDYLDFKNIP; translated from the exons ATGAAAATTATGCGTGTTCGTCATGCCAAACTCATTGTGGTCTTGATAGTCATAGCGAATCTTATACTTTTCTATTATTCGTGGAAATCAACATTGTGGAAAAATATAGCAGCCTCATTGACTCTGCCCAATATGGAGTCCTATGATTTGTTAAGAAAACCCACACAGCCTCATGTAGAGAAATCACCCAAAGATCGAGCCCGCAATGCCTTCAAACATATTCGAAAATCTATAACCATAGTTTTTCGAACATTCTATACATTCGAGAATGACATTAAAGACTCCATTGATAGTATATTGGACGTGATACCCAATATGCCCATTGTCATATACCTGGAGGGTATTCCCTATCCCCCATTGGTCTATCAACGTAATAGTTCAGCAGGCAGAGATGAGGTTAGTGTACGATTTGTTAATCTAGGATTTGATATTGCCAAGCCCATATACGAGCTTAACCCCTTGTCGGCCATACATACCAAATATGCTCTCTTTATGCCAGATAGTGTACGATTGTCTAGTAAAAAtctattgcaaaaaattctaaGAGAAATTAATACCAATACCTGGGACAAAGATCCCAAGGTGGTAAGTAAATCGAAAGCTATGATTGCCCCCGAAGAGATAGTGCGTAGAGTGATAATAGTCCCCTTTGCGGGTAATTTGAAATCGTTTGTCGGTTGTACCCAAGTCACTTTAGATTTACCAAATTGGACGATACAATATGTGGCGGTGAATAGTACAAGTGATAAATGTGATTTG tttttacaaaaacatGCTTTACTCGTGGATGTGGGAGTACTCAAAGAAATGCCAGAACCCTTGGCGGCGCCATTTCCTGAAATGTTCTACATACAATCCAAGCTGAGTAATATTACG AAATTCGTTTATCCCCAATCATTTCAAGATGGACGTCGCCTCTTTGCCGCCTATCACACGAAACAGAGACGTACCGATATTAGACGACGTCAATTTCGAGAAATGTACAAGAAACTACAAATCAAACGAATCGTAAGACGTTctcataaaatttcgacaaaaaacgaTTCCAAAGATTCCGCTTCGTATAATGCCCAACATAATTTGGTATTGGACACACAATTCTCCTCTTCGAATTTCTCCTTGCCACTAGTAACTGATATCGATTTAATTGGTTGTGAACGAACCACCAAATCCTGTGTGGGTACTGTGTACAATCAACgtccattttatgtctatttggGTAAACATACACCGCCCTGTTGCCTGGATAAATTGAAGAGTACATTCAATCATGTCCTTGAGGAATTTGAAAATGTTGGCATACGCTATTGGCTGGACAATCAGGCATTGCGTACAGCCATTGATAGCAATCATCTATCACCCGATGCCTATGACATTGATATTAGTTTTAATGTCAACGATTTGGAACGTTCCAATTCATTGAAGAAATCACAAAATAAGCCCTATGTGGATAATGAGGGTTTCTATTGGATTAAGGCCACCGATGGTCATTATTTTAAGGTGCAATTTTCGAAAATCAATCAAATTGGAGTGAATCTATTGCCGTTTGAGATAACGGGTAATGTTGTGAAACCAAACGGTTTCTTTGGTTGGAAGGCAAAACAATTTTCAGCGGATTTCTTGCATCCAATGTCGACGGTGCTGTTTTTGGGTAAAAATATTATGTGTCCCAATAATGTGAGAGATTATTTAGATTTTAAGAATATCCCCTAA